The sequence below is a genomic window from Lolium perenne isolate Kyuss_39 chromosome 4, Kyuss_2.0, whole genome shotgun sequence.
atcatcatcattacaACTACAGTACTACTGGCCAGATGCAGGGGAGTCCGATTTCAGTGATTCCATTTGAGATCACTGACGGTGACAGTACAGTTAACAACAGGGCAGCGGTCAGTCGCCGCTTATTTGGCACGCCAACAGCACAGGAAAAATGAAGATACAtaaacaaccccccccccccccccacacacatacAAGTCCCACCACAACATATTAACTGATCAAATTAGTTAATTAAGCTGATTGATACCATTCAGGATTGTAATTACTTCTCAACTGCACTGTAGCTAATCCGACAAATTTCCTTACTGCTTGTGTTCAATCCGACAAACGGTACGCATATGTATTTGTGTTGTGCGTGCTTATTGACTCTAGATTTCTAGATTCACTACTGTGCTACCTTTTGTGGATAATTCCATAATTGTGTTTTGTAATATGTATCTATCATTATAAACCAGAACCACTGATTTGATATAACTGAACTGTATCTTCAGAGTTGAATCTTTTTGTGTAAATCACGGTTTTCCCTTTTTCAACCAGAAGGAATTAAAGCAAACGGAACTCATCATCAGCGCCAGTAAAATCACTGTAAGAGTTTGCCTTTCTGATTTGGAAAGCGCGACTACTGAACATTACATGGTTAATTATATTTTGCGATGAATAAAGTTGATACTACTGTGAAACGCGCGCACCTTCATTAGATAGACATGACAAAGCAAAAGGGACGGAACTGAGATTCCGATATGGTCGTGAACTGGGCCTACTGCTCATTCTTTTCATTAATTATCCAAACCAACAACACATCAAGTAGACAAGTAGGTGAAACTAAAGCAAGAAACCCAAATCACAAGGAAGGAATAGATCCTGGGGAAGAAGAGAGCAATCCCCAAAAGAGAAGACGATGATGAAAGGAAAAAAAGGTTGGTATTTGCAGGGGAACATATACCTTTAGACTCTGCTCTATCTCTGAACTGATTGTCGGCTACAGGAGATAGAACCACTAGCTCGCTCACTAATGAGGTTGAGCTAGCAGCGAGCCTGAAGAATTAATCTTCCGAGACCACGCACCTGCATAAATAGTTTGAAGTTGAGATTTGCATTTCCTAGTTCCATTGGAACTTTAGAAACAGTTTATCCACAAGCCTATCTAGCTACTTGAGCATGCACTGGAGCTAGCTTATATTTTTATTTGCTTCAGGCATCGAAGAGACAAAGAAAGGAGGAAAAGTAAAGGTTCCTGCAGGAACAAAGTAACAGGGGTACTACTTAACGATTTGTTCAACTGTCAAATCTGATATATCTTGCTTTGCAATTTTAATTTGCATATGACTATACTACTTAAGACCACTACACTCCCTGATCTACTCCCAAGTTCCAGCTCAGAGCCAAACACACACGCCATGGCCTCCCCTAAGCTCTTCGTCCTCATCGGTGTCATCATCTGCATGGAGATCACTACAACTCGTAAGCAAACACCATCCTCTAGCTCTTCATCAGTGCAGAATTGGTACCTACCTACTAAGGTGCTGTTCTTGTAGAGGCTTGATTTGTTTGATATTTTGCAGCGGCCGCGGCAGCAGATGGTCGCATACATCTCATCATAGTGAACAACTGCGCGGAATCGGTGTGGCCGGGCATTCTCGCCACCGCCGGCCACGCGACGCCGCAGTCAGGCGGCTTCCACCTCGGCACCGGCGAGGAGACCACCTTCGACGTGCCGGTGGGGTGGTCAGGCCGCGTGTGGCCTCGCCGCGGCTGCTCATTCGACTCCCGCGGCCTTGGCAGCTGTGCCACTGGAGACTGTGGCGGCGTCCTCCGCTGCGCTGGCGCCGGCGGCGCCATACCCgccacggtggtggagatgactcTCGGTACCCGGCAGTCGCCGATGCACTTCTACGACGTGAGCCTGGTTGACGGGTTCAACGCGCCGGTGTCCATGACGCCGGTTGGCGGAGGACGCGGATGCGGCGTGGCATCGTGCGGGGCAGACCTGAACGTGTGCTGCCCGTCGGCGCTGGAGGTGAGGGACCGGGAAGGGAAGGTGGCGGGGTGCCGGAGCGCGTGCCGGGCCATGGGCGGCGACAAGTACTGCTGCACGGGGGAGTACGGGACGCCGGCGGCGTGCAAGCCCACCATATTCTCGCACCTGTTCAAGGCCATCTGCCCCAAGGCATACAGCTACGCCTTCGACGACGCCTCCAGCCTCAACCGCTGCAAGGCAAACCGATACCTCATCACATTCTGCCCACCACGGCCTGAATGATCTATGGATCTCTATCAATAGCTTTATATACTTCTGAATCCAAAACCTGGATGGACTGCAGCTACATTTATTGAGCATGTTTTTAAGCTAACTCGAGAAAATCAAAGCATGCATGCAAGATGAAAGGAACCAACAATTTAGAAGTCTGAAACTTATTGATTTCTGACGAAATAGTGCATAGTCGCATACATAGACGACAGACCTGTTATTcgcaacaaaaaaaaaaatagacgACAGACCTGACAAGTCTTAAGACCAGCGGAAGCTGTAGTTTACTTCTCCCCTTATTACACGGAAACAACAGAGTTTAGTTTCTGCGAACCACCGCAGCTTCTG
It includes:
- the LOC127294647 gene encoding thaumatin-like protein; translation: MTILLKTTTLPDLLPSSSSEPNTHAMASPKLFVLIGVIICMEITTTPAAAADGRIHLIIVNNCAESVWPGILATAGHATPQSGGFHLGTGEETTFDVPVGWSGRVWPRRGCSFDSRGLGSCATGDCGGVLRCAGAGGAIPATVVEMTLGTRQSPMHFYDVSLVDGFNAPVSMTPVGGGRGCGVASCGADLNVCCPSALEVRDREGKVAGCRSACRAMGGDKYCCTGEYGTPAACKPTIFSHLFKAICPKAYSYAFDDASSLNRCKANRYLITFCPPRPE